One window of the Chitinophaga niabensis genome contains the following:
- a CDS encoding MG2 domain-containing protein: protein MQRKSLHKLRYLLMSCVLTTGIWGAFGFTPPDDWATRIQQALAKFTGNYPQEKVYLQLDKDYYASGETVWFSGFVTLNDLPATGARNLYAELRDQKGAIVQKELVLVYNGAASGEFTLPENMKPGLYQVRAYTAWMLNFDSTFLFYKNIQVFDPKTGKSGEEAASKDYAVQFFPEGGDLVNEVSSVVAFKAIDQNGYPIKVAGAVRDGNDKQVAVITTVHDGMGTFELKPEAGKTYKAVVQSASGQQKTFPLPVAKASGIALKVYNRGSRIFYLTGFNGIDSTANNLLLVATMQNQLIYKAELNIDEGKVSGLIPTNNLPPGILQLTIFDHQGRPLTERLVYVNQKQDLLEFFLDPQELNKGPRQRTELVLQIPDSMRGHLSVAVTDADQVARDENANNIITHTFLTSDIHGYVHNPYWYFQNDSTMQTLDLVMLTNGWRRYNWQQILQDKFPNIIYPYEQGINITGTAYTSGRNPVTDGSVNFLIKIPVDSSSAFASAPVNNKGQFALANLMYNDTAQIYFQGNMANKKWKDVDVQFDRHFFDNFAPVKTPIPLLPPPPMDNKVLKNYLATVLEGNSVIRSMTNRTIFLKEVNINAKKPTPEETTEKRYASGMFSGGDGYTFDLTNENPTSFNVFQYLQARVPGLQIGGDMNNPSLSWRGGAPGVFLDQMPVDINTVANIPMSDVALIKVFRPPFMGGFGGANGAIAIWTRRGGDSRPDPNVKGLELVKKGGYKIIKEFYSPDYSVKKAVHQLADKRLTLYWNANLRYDTTNHTARVIFYNNDFTKNFHVVVEAMDQYGRVGRVAKDF, encoded by the coding sequence ATGCAACGCAAATCCCTGCACAAACTTCGTTACCTATTGATGTCCTGTGTATTAACCACAGGAATCTGGGGCGCGTTCGGCTTTACACCACCAGACGACTGGGCCACAAGGATTCAACAGGCTTTAGCCAAATTCACGGGCAATTATCCGCAAGAGAAAGTTTACCTGCAGTTAGATAAAGACTATTATGCTTCAGGCGAAACCGTATGGTTCTCAGGATTTGTTACCCTTAACGATCTTCCGGCCACCGGCGCCCGCAACCTTTATGCGGAATTGCGTGACCAGAAAGGCGCTATTGTGCAGAAGGAACTGGTGCTGGTATATAATGGCGCAGCATCCGGTGAATTCACCTTACCGGAAAACATGAAACCAGGGCTCTACCAGGTAAGGGCCTACACCGCATGGATGCTGAACTTCGATTCTACTTTCCTTTTCTATAAAAACATACAGGTATTTGACCCCAAAACGGGTAAATCAGGCGAGGAAGCCGCCAGTAAGGATTATGCCGTACAATTCTTCCCGGAAGGTGGAGACCTCGTGAATGAGGTAAGCAGCGTGGTGGCCTTCAAAGCCATTGACCAGAATGGTTACCCTATCAAAGTAGCCGGCGCCGTAAGGGATGGCAATGATAAACAGGTGGCGGTGATCACCACCGTGCATGACGGGATGGGTACTTTTGAACTGAAACCGGAAGCCGGCAAAACCTATAAAGCCGTGGTGCAGTCTGCCAGCGGGCAACAGAAAACATTCCCGCTCCCTGTGGCCAAAGCAAGCGGTATTGCACTCAAAGTATATAACCGTGGTTCACGCATCTTCTACCTTACGGGTTTCAATGGAATAGACAGCACGGCTAACAACCTTTTACTGGTTGCTACCATGCAGAACCAGCTGATCTATAAAGCAGAACTGAATATAGATGAAGGAAAAGTGAGCGGGCTTATCCCCACCAACAACCTGCCTCCCGGCATCCTGCAACTCACTATATTTGATCACCAGGGCCGCCCGCTTACGGAACGCCTCGTGTATGTGAACCAGAAACAGGACTTGCTGGAGTTCTTCCTGGACCCCCAGGAGCTAAATAAAGGCCCCCGCCAGCGTACAGAACTGGTGTTGCAGATCCCCGATTCCATGCGCGGTCACCTGAGCGTGGCTGTAACGGATGCAGACCAGGTAGCAAGGGATGAAAATGCCAATAACATCATCACACATACCTTCCTTACTTCTGATATCCATGGATACGTACACAACCCGTACTGGTATTTTCAGAACGACAGCACCATGCAAACGCTGGACCTCGTGATGCTCACCAACGGATGGAGACGTTATAACTGGCAGCAGATCCTGCAGGACAAATTCCCGAATATCATTTATCCTTATGAACAGGGTATCAATATCACCGGTACTGCTTATACCTCCGGCAGAAATCCTGTAACAGACGGAAGTGTGAACTTTCTCATCAAAATTCCGGTGGACAGTTCTTCTGCATTTGCTTCTGCACCTGTAAATAACAAAGGGCAGTTCGCCCTCGCCAATTTAATGTACAACGATACTGCCCAGATCTATTTCCAGGGCAATATGGCCAATAAAAAGTGGAAGGATGTGGATGTACAGTTTGACCGCCATTTCTTCGACAACTTTGCACCGGTAAAAACACCGATCCCTTTATTACCGCCGCCACCTATGGATAACAAGGTATTGAAGAATTACCTGGCTACCGTACTGGAAGGCAACAGTGTGATCAGGAGCATGACCAACCGTACCATCTTCCTGAAAGAAGTGAACATCAACGCAAAGAAACCTACCCCTGAAGAAACAACAGAGAAACGTTATGCCAGCGGCATGTTCTCCGGCGGCGATGGTTATACTTTCGATCTCACGAACGAAAATCCTACTTCCTTCAACGTATTCCAATACCTGCAGGCAAGGGTACCCGGGTTGCAGATCGGTGGCGATATGAACAATCCCTCCCTCTCCTGGCGGGGTGGTGCTCCCGGTGTGTTCCTGGATCAGATGCCGGTAGACATTAATACGGTAGCCAATATCCCCATGTCTGACGTAGCACTGATTAAAGTGTTCCGCCCTCCGTTTATGGGCGGCTTTGGCGGTGCCAACGGCGCTATTGCTATCTGGACGCGCAGAGGCGGAGACAGCAGGCCGGATCCTAATGTAAAAGGACTGGAACTGGTGAAGAAAGGCGGTTACAAGATCATTAAAGAATTCTATAGTCCTGATTACTCTGTGAAAAAAGCAGTACATCAGCTGGCAGATAAACGCCTCACACTATACTGGAATGCTAACCTGAGATATGATACTACTAATCATACGGCGAGGGTTATCTTCTATAACAACGACTTCACCAAGAACTTCCATGTAGTGGTAGAAGCAATGGACCAGTATGGAAGAGTGGGAAGAGTAGCGAAAGACTTTTAA